The following coding sequences lie in one Benincasa hispida cultivar B227 chromosome 6, ASM972705v1, whole genome shotgun sequence genomic window:
- the LOC120080032 gene encoding vesicle-associated protein 2-2-like: MSTKLLHIQPKELQFIFELRKQSTCTVQLANNTHHHVAFKVKTTSPKKYCVRPNVGIILPKSTCEFSVIMQAQRVAPPDMLCKDKFLIQSTIVPSGITEEDITASMFSKDGGKYIEEDKLKVALISPLNSPILLPSDGAWDARMDEVMKLNEHSGPLRDGMDTNETPKLKDQNGASDEVLLSGVSTLGDQNGPSNEGMTHEASRFKDDYVALKGERTIEALKPSDQNGAFREEVLPRESSRLKDPNGTSKEEQPREALKPRDQNRALKEEMSVESPKKRVQNGALESGAYETSHLEDSVPDTITIQPPSFVLKFPEDVDETLELNNRMSRFQKTAEIKQAAELEPVTLKRAEQLKIVKDIDEMKSKLNEIELKLGEAQVTISMLSEARRLSAQEVKNLKEKLMELSRRGRVSNQVGFPPLFICMVALICIVFGFVLHH, from the exons ATGAGTACGAAACTCTTACATATCCAGCCTAAGGAATTACAATTCATAT TTGAATTGAGGAAACAAAGTACATGCACAGTTCAACTAGCCAATAACACCCATCATCATGTTGCCTTTAAA GTTAAAACTACATCTCCTAAGAAATACTGTGTTCGACCAAATGTTGGGATAATTTTGCCAAAATCAACATGTGAATTTTCAG TTATAATGCAAGCTCAACGGGTTGCCCCACCTGATATGTTGTGTAAAGACAAGTTTTTAATTCAAAGCACAATTGTTCCTTCAGGGATAACAGAAGAGGACATCACTGCGAGTATG TTTTCAAAAGATGGAGGTAAATATATTGAAGAGGATAAGCTCAAAGTGGCACTCATTAGTCCGCTGAATTCCCCAATACTCTTGCCTTCTGATGGAGCGTGGGATGCAAGAATGGATGAAGTTATGAAACTGAACGAACATAGTGGGCCATTAAGAGATGGGATGGACACCAATGAAACCCCAAAGCTGAAAGATCAAAATGGTGCATCAGATGAGGTACTTCTCTCTGGGGTTTCAACATTAGGAGATCAAAATGGACCATCAAATGAGGGGATGACCCATGAGGCTTCAAGATTCAAAGATGATTATGTTGCTTTGAAGGGGGAGCGGACCATTGAAGCTTTAAAACCATCTGATCAAAATGGAGCATTCAGGGAGGAGGTTCTGCCTCGTGAGTCTTCAAGACTGAAGGATCCAAATGGAACATCAAAGGAGGAGCAACCTCGTGAAGCATTAAAACCGAGAGATCAAAATCGAGCATTGAAGGAGGAGATGAGTGTTGAATCACCaaaaaaaagagttcaaaatggaGCACTAGAGTCGGGAGCCTATGAAACTTCACATCTGGAGGATTCAGTACCAGACACTATTACGATTCAACCTCCATCATTCGTGttaaaa TTTCCTGAGGATGTGGATGAAACCCTAGAGCTAAACAATAGGATGTCGAGATTTCAAAAGACTGCTGAGATAAAGCAAGCAGCAGAATTGGAACCGGTGACACTGAAAAGAGCTGAACAGCTAAAGATAGTTAAGGACATTGATGAGATGAAATCAAAGCTGAATGAAATTGAATTAAAGCTCGGAGAG GCTCAAGTTACCATTTCAATGCTGTCCGAGGCGAGAAGATTAAGTGCTCAAGAAGTTAAAAACTTGAAGGAGAAACTG ATGGAACTGAGTAGGAGGGGCAGGGTGAGCAATCAAGTTGGTTTTCCTCCTTTGTTTATCTGTATGGTGGCGCTTATTTGCATTGTGTTCGGATTCGTTTTGCATCATTGA